ACAAATTTTTCTCAGAATGTCGCTCTTCTGAAGATCATCCTAAAATACATCAAATTATCAAAGAATATAGCAAAAAACACGCTCAAGAAATTCTTTATATGCAAGGAGAGAAATTTTTAACTCAGATAGTTTTGTCTCAGGTCAAACAGCATAACTTCTAAAATGCTTTCAAAAAGCTTCTTAGCAAATCTAAAGGTTTTGCTGCGATTTTAAACATCTAACGTCTGAAGAAAGTCGATCAAGCTCACTATGCATTCTTTGTTGCTGCTCTAGAATACAAGCTTCTAAGTGTTGATTTTCCTTTTTAAGCTTAAGAATCTCTTCTTCTTGACTTCTAACTTTAGAAGAAAGAGCTTTTATTTCTTTTTCTCTACAAATTAGAGCATCATAAGATTCTTTGAGCTTATTTGATAAATTCATGATCTGATTAGAAAAGACCGGTTTCTTCAAAACACACAGAGATATAGAAGAAGCGAATAAAGCAGCTCCTATCCCAATACACAGAGCCCCAAGAACCGTTGAGATTACAGGAAGAGCCAAAGGATAAGCAAGAAGAAGAATTCCAGCTAAAAGGAAAATTATCCCTAAGGCAAAACAAGATATCCCAGCAACATTTGCATTTATTTGAGATTTCTGAATTATCTCTCCCAGCGCACACGCATTGTTAATATTCTTTACATTCTTTGTGTTTGAGAGATCTTGATGTATTTTTATACTCATAGGTAGAATTTAAAGAAAAAACATTCTTAAACAATATAACATATTTTATTTTAATTTTTTTAATTCGCATATAAAAGCTTTAGAAGATGTCAAAAATTTCGTTTTCTAAAGCGGATAAAGAAAGAGCATTGCCAGCTATTGTAAAAGGATAACTTACAATTCCTCTAGCCAAAGAGCCGAGCCTCTGAAGACTGGAAGAAGGACTAGGAGGTTTTGGAGAAGAGCTTTTTTCCATAACTTTATTTTCTTGCTGCTCTTCGATTTGTTTTGTAAGTTGTTTAATTTGCTCTTGCAAAACAGATATCTTAATTTTTTGGGCACTTTCTCTGTTTTCCAGAGCTAGGAGTTGTTTTTCTTTATTCATAAGGAGTTTCTCTAACTTCTCTCTTAAGTGCTTTTGATAATGATTAATGTAAATATAAGAGGCGCCCTGTGCAATAAGACTATGGGAGCGAATTCCAAATAAACTAGCAGTTAAAACAGTAGCGCCAATGACCCCTAGTCCCCATCCTAACCAACATAACGATGAACACAATACTAACAAAGCAACAGAACTTACTAATAAACTAACTCCAGACAAAACTCCAGCAGCAGAAAGAATTATGTGGGTCTTAGCAAGGGGGTGGTTACAAGGACTTCCATAGGACTCTATATCTAAAGGAGAGCTACAAAAAAATGATGAAATATGTGCCGATCGTTTTTGATGGGAGATTGGTTTAGATAAAATTGGTTGAATATATCTTTTAATACTAAGAAAATTTTTGGTCCATGCCCGAGTTTTTTTTAGAGTTACAATTAAAACATACAGAAGAACACTACTACCAATGACTATAGTTAGCGTTCCTAAAATTATAGCTGAAACAAAACTAAAACCAACGATAGAATTTGCACAAATTAAAAAAGTTCCTGTGAGGATAAGAGCTGTCGCAACAAAAACTGCACTAACAATAGCTAAAAATGTTTGCCTGTCATTATTTATATAATGGTTGTTCCAAGCTAAAACTTGAGGAGCCTGCTCTTGAGGCAAAAGGGAACTAGTAAAGTTTACTGCCATGATAAAAGTTAATATTAATAAAATAAAACATGATAATGCAAACTTGTTTTTCTATATAGAAAAACAACAATCTATACTTTTTATTATCCCTTTTATTTATAAAAAATTTTTAACATGTTTATAGAATAGAAAATAGTGAGAGAGTCGTCTATAAAGGTGCTTATTTTAAGGATAAAGGCACACGATCTTTAGAGACGCAATTTGATTTCTTTTTTTATGAGTAAAAAAGAAGCCCCCACTTTAAGGGACTAAAAAGACCACAGAAGATATCCCCTGAAATGAAAGGGGTAAAGCAATAAAGCTAATAAAAAAATTATTACAATATTACAAACGTTTGGTCAATAGTGAAATTAAGCGTTTTTCAAAAACTAATTAATATAAATACATCTGTATTTTCTTTATTGTTCTTATTGGCTTCTACATTTTTTGTTTTGTCTATTCCTGAAGTTATAGAAACGATTACGTTTCAGAAAGCCTTATGGAAAATTTCTTTCGGAGGAATTGCATTAGCATTTGCAAGAACTCTAGGGATAGTACTGAACCAGTACATTGATAAATGTATAGATGCTAAAAATCCTCGTACGAAATCTAGGGTACTGCCGAGTAACTTAACTTCCAGTCTTTCTGTTTATATTATTCTTGGCACTTGTTTTGTTTGCTTTGTTGTTCTTTGTGCGATTTTAGGAGTTCTTTATTGGGCACTCTTATCTATAACACTTTTTGTCCTTTATTCTTATATGAAGCGCTTTTCTTTGTTGTGCCATTGGATTTTAGGAGGGATTTATACTACCGCGATTCTTATGAATTTCTTCGTCTTAGCTCAGGGGAACCTTCCAGGATATATAAATCTCCTAATTATTGTTTGGGGAATAAGTATAGGACTTATCATTACAGCTAATGATATTATCTATGCTATCCAAGATATTTCCTTTGATCGCTCGGAAGGATTGTATAGTGTTCCAGCACGCTTTGGGAAAGAAAAAAGTATTCTTATTGCCTCTGTATGTTTAATGCTAAGCAGCAGTCTGTACCTTTCTTTAGGATGGATAGGGGCCTTAAATTACATATTTTATCTTTTGGCGATCTTTCCTTTAGGAACAATATTTTATGTTTTTAGAAGCTATCAAAAAATAGGAAAAATACAAACAGGAGAGGAGCGCTGCTTCTTTCTCGCGAATATTTATATTGCATTATCTTTTCTTATGAGTATGTTTCTATTGTTTTTGATCAATATGTGTTAACTTATGAAACATTTCGTAGTTGGAATTTCTGGAGCTTCAGGGGCAATCCTTGCTATTAAGCTTATCCAACAACTCGCAGCAATGAAGCATCACATTGATGTAATCATTTCCCCATCAGGGAGAAAAACACTTTATTATGAGCTCAAGACCTCCTCATTTACAAATCTCTTTTCTAAGAAAGAACTTCAAAACATCTCTATACATAAAATTACAGCAATAGATAGCCCTTTAGCTTCTGGATCCTATTCTGTAGATGCTATGATTATTATTCCTTGTAGCATGGCAACAGTTGCTGCGATTTCTATTGGACTAGGAGATAATTTATTACGAAGAGCTGCAGATGTTGCTCTTAAGGAGAAAAGAACTTTAGTCCTTGTCCCGAGAGAGGCTCCTCTTCATACGATTCATTTAGAAAATTTAGCAAAACTTAGCCAGAGTGGAGCAACGATTTTCCCTCCTATGCCTATGTGGTACTTTTTACCTCAAACTATAGAGGATTTGGAGAACGCAATTGTAGGGAAACTTCTTGCTCTTTTAGGTATTCCTAATTCTTTAACAAAAGAATGGGGGGCTAAACTTTAGATATTAGCTTGTACGCCTTCCATTGATCACTTCATGGAGGTTTTCAATAGCAATGAAAGCAGAGGGGTCTTCTCTGTGGACAATTTCCTTAAGTTGGGAAAGCTGTAAACGCTCAACAACAATATAAAGTAGGTTTCTAGGCTCCCCGGAATAACCTCCCTCTGCATGAATATAGGTTAAACCAACACCTAACGTCTCCATAAGAATATGTCCTAACTTTCGTGGAGAAGATGTAATAATTGTTACGGACTTTGTATCCTCAAATCCAAGAATCACTGTGTCCATAACTTTTGTTGCTACACCATAGGTAAGGAAAGAAATAAAAGCTGTGTGCCAATTTTTATAAACAAACCCGGCCAGAGCAAAGATAAAGAAGTTCACAAATAAGATCACTTGACCTACTGTGAACCCCTTTTTCTTGTTCACAATAATCCCTAGGATCTCTGTTCCATCTGTAGAGCCTCCATGCCGGATAATTAAACCACAGCCAACCCCAATGACTACTCCACCAAGAACTACAGTTTCCATTTCAGAGCCTTTAAATACGACAGGGCTAATCCCTAACCAAAGCGGAAGAATATCTATTAGCCACAAAGCGCAGGAAAAAACGATCACTGCAGTCAACATTTGGATAACGAAATACTTGCCAATTTGACGAAAAGCAAGAATAACAAAAGGAAGATTGAAAATAGCCAAGCAAAAAGGGAGGTACTTATGCCCAATAAAATGCGAGGCTATAAGAGATAACCCAACGATTCCTCCATCAATAAGGTCATTGGGAACTAAAATCATTTGAATGCCAACAGCAGCAAGTCCCCCTCCTAAAAAAAACCAGCTTAGGGTTTTAGAGAAATACAAAGGAAAGCTAAATTTTTCAGGACGTGGACCGTGAGGCATTTTTAGAACCCTAGTGAGTGTTTCGCGAGAGACGGGGCTTGAACCCGCAACTTCCGCCTTGACAGGGCGGTGCTCTAACCAATTGAACTACTCCCGCAACTTGGACACGACAGGATTTGAACCTATGACCCCCTGTGTGTAAGACAGGTGCTCTAACCGCTGAGCTACGCATCCAAATAAGGTAGGAAGGTTAGGTTACCAGAAAAATTAGTTTAACCACAATCATTTTATGATAATTAAACATAAGATCTACAAACTCTTGCATACGGCTAAAAGATTTGACTGATATCTATACTTTCTAAGAAAGCTTCAAATTTTTTTTGAGTTTGCTGAAATTCTTGTTCACTGATGACTCCAAAAGGGGAGTTTTGTCTAAACAGGGGACTCATGCTAATATAGTTTTCTGATAGTGCAGTATATTCAGAAGAGGGGTCTCCTTCTGTCTGTGGCCCGATAATTTTCCCAATATAATATTGATTCTTATTTACTGTTCCTAAAAAGTGAGGTTCTTCATAAATGATTTCTTCTCCCGGAGGAACAAGACGAACGCCTTTCCAAGATGAAGATTCAGGACTAGCAGGAAAGTTTACATTCAATCCCGTCAAACAAGGAAAGGGATGGGACAAAAGATATTCTATGATCATCTTTAAAATTTCCGGAGCCTTTTCCTTTTGAAAACAGGAAATATGATGGTCTTGTGATAATGCTAGAGCTGGAATATTATCTAACAAGGCTTGCTTAGCTGCTCCTATGGTTCCTGAAAGCCAAGCATTTTTCCCATAATTATTTCCGCTATTAATTCCTGAAATCAAAAGATCTGGGGGGGAGTCTTGAAACATTGTCCTAAGAGCAATCTTTACGCAATCTACGGGGGTCCCTTTTACAGCCCAAGCCTCTCGAACTTCTTGAGAATATGCATGCGGAGACACACAAAGCACAGAGCTAAAAGAAAAAGCCATGCTTTTCCCTGACTGCTCTGTATGTGGAGCAACAATATAAAGATCCGCAATATCAGCTGATAATAGGGCAGAAACTAAGTAGCTCATTCCTTTAGCTTCTATTCCGTCATCATTTGTTAACACAATTTTTAATCTTTTAGACACAGTAAACCATTAATATTTGTGTTATATAAGGTTAAATAGAAAAACTTATGTCTCTATTTTTTCTTTTTGCGATTTAGACGAACCGTT
This genomic stretch from Chlamydia pecorum E58 harbors:
- a CDS encoding IncA family protein yields the protein MSIKIHQDLSNTKNVKNINNACALGEIIQKSQINANVAGISCFALGIIFLLAGILLLAYPLALPVISTVLGALCIGIGAALFASSISLCVLKKPVFSNQIMNLSNKLKESYDALICREKEIKALSSKVRSQEEEILKLKKENQHLEACILEQQQRMHSELDRLSSDVRCLKSQQNL
- a CDS encoding UbiA-like polyprenyltransferase codes for the protein MKLSVFQKLININTSVFSLLFLLASTFFVLSIPEVIETITFQKALWKISFGGIALAFARTLGIVLNQYIDKCIDAKNPRTKSRVLPSNLTSSLSVYIILGTCFVCFVVLCAILGVLYWALLSITLFVLYSYMKRFSLLCHWILGGIYTTAILMNFFVLAQGNLPGYINLLIIVWGISIGLIITANDIIYAIQDISFDRSEGLYSVPARFGKEKSILIASVCLMLSSSLYLSLGWIGALNYIFYLLAIFPLGTIFYVFRSYQKIGKIQTGEERCFFLANIYIALSFLMSMFLLFLINMC
- a CDS encoding UbiX family flavin prenyltransferase; this encodes MKHFVVGISGASGAILAIKLIQQLAAMKHHIDVIISPSGRKTLYYELKTSSFTNLFSKKELQNISIHKITAIDSPLASGSYSVDAMIIIPCSMATVAAISIGLGDNLLRRAADVALKEKRTLVLVPREAPLHTIHLENLAKLSQSGATIFPPMPMWYFLPQTIEDLENAIVGKLLALLGIPNSLTKEWGAKL
- a CDS encoding YitT family protein encodes the protein MPHGPRPEKFSFPLYFSKTLSWFFLGGGLAAVGIQMILVPNDLIDGGIVGLSLIASHFIGHKYLPFCLAIFNLPFVILAFRQIGKYFVIQMLTAVIVFSCALWLIDILPLWLGISPVVFKGSEMETVVLGGVVIGVGCGLIIRHGGSTDGTEILGIIVNKKKGFTVGQVILFVNFFIFALAGFVYKNWHTAFISFLTYGVATKVMDTVILGFEDTKSVTIITSSPRKLGHILMETLGVGLTYIHAEGGYSGEPRNLLYIVVERLQLSQLKEIVHREDPSAFIAIENLHEVINGRRTS
- the surE gene encoding 5'/3'-nucleotidase SurE; the encoded protein is MSKRLKIVLTNDDGIEAKGMSYLVSALLSADIADLYIVAPHTEQSGKSMAFSFSSVLCVSPHAYSQEVREAWAVKGTPVDCVKIALRTMFQDSPPDLLISGINSGNNYGKNAWLSGTIGAAKQALLDNIPALALSQDHHISCFQKEKAPEILKMIIEYLLSHPFPCLTGLNVNFPASPESSSWKGVRLVPPGEEIIYEEPHFLGTVNKNQYYIGKIIGPQTEGDPSSEYTALSENYISMSPLFRQNSPFGVISEQEFQQTQKKFEAFLESIDISQIF